The genomic stretch GTCATACTCAGCTTGTGGTGTGTCTGGTGACCATTCAAGCTCGATAAAATCAGGAAACAAGGTGGCGTTGGTTTTTAGTAAATACACACTTTCATTTTCAATGACCAAACCACTAGGTTGCAACATTTGCTGTTTTAACTCCAGCGGCATGGCTAAGGTCTCACCTTGTTTAAAGGCGATATTCACTTGGAATTGCTGTGCCAGTGTCTTGCTCAGGGCTTCGCGCTTTGCCGCGGGCACGTCGGCAAGTTGCTCAACAAAGCCGGTGAGCAATTTGCTCTGCCATTGAAAGCTGTTGTCTATAGGAGCCGTTTGTTGATTAAAAATATCAATAACCCAGCCTAACGCGACAATGGAAATCAAAGCTCCGGTTAACAGGTATAAGTAAAGCTTTCTCACGCTGCGCTCATCATTGTGCTAGGTTACCAGGCAGAGGGCACCATTAAATAGCCTTTGCCCCAAACCGTTTTGATTTTATCTGGGTTCTGCGGGTCGTCACCAAATTTTTTTCTCAGCGCCGAAATAAGCACATCAACACTGCGGTCTAAACCATCGTATTCACGGCCTTTCGTTGCCTTAAATACGGCGTCTCGTGACACCACTTCGCCGGCATGACTGGCTAAAAATTGTAATAGTAAGTACTCGGCGCTGGATACGGTGACGGCTTGTTCCCCAACGCAAACACGGCGAGCTTGAGTATCAATGCTCAATTGACCAACTTTGATTTGATGGGCTGTGTTTGGTGCTTCTGTTGGAGCTTCTTGTGCGCTTCTAACGTTGGCTTTTATCCTGGCTAATAATGCTCGTGGTCGCACTGGTTTGATAACATAGTCGCTGGCGCCCACTTCAAGACCAATGACTTCATCCATTTCTT from Pseudoalteromonas sp. UG3-2 encodes the following:
- a CDS encoding response regulator transcription factor, which codes for MEQYGTILLVEDDASLAQWVAEYLDNQGYKTHCCFRGDEVVEQVKTLNPDLVLLDVMLPGKDGISVCRDLRQFYHKPVIMLTAKDEEMDEVIGLEVGASDYVIKPVRPRALLARIKANVRSAQEAPTEAPNTAHQIKVGQLSIDTQARRVCVGEQAVTVSSAEYLLLQFLASHAGEVVSRDAVFKATKGREYDGLDRSVDVLISALRKKFGDDPQNPDKIKTVWGKGYLMVPSAW